The Melopsittacus undulatus isolate bMelUnd1 chromosome 12, bMelUnd1.mat.Z, whole genome shotgun sequence genome has a segment encoding these proteins:
- the ERRFI1 gene encoding ERBB receptor feedback inhibitor 1 → MSTAGVAAQEMRVPLKTGFLHTSQGMGSLKTCWGSHSGFENTFFNVDPIAVAYNLNPSTEAHLPSIGHSSNHTSVNDHSFAETCTQVPSQKSSPPPVSPKTEQPISRYEDHLLPGFSKLSLTMGCVSEETPPHMPIKNGPIQFLSASSSDRSSRPLPPLPISEDLTPDEVDKEVEFLTSSDTDFLLEDYELPPFKSSAPSRRSFRGCGQINYAYFDTPTGPKPEDANPTQSLSGYISSIYPPPQQLHRRLRRSHSGPAGSLNKPVVRLSGHLNRSSPNSDEDKPEIPPRVPIPPRALKPDYRRWSAEVASSAYSDEDRPPKVPPREPLSRSNSRTPSPKSLPSYLNGVMPPTQSFAPDPKYVSSKALQRQNSEGSSNRVPCILPIIENGKKASSTHYYLLPERPPYLDKYEKFFREAEESSSATEVQSWSDDCTATSAPAKLDSKPRVDIAGHLKRKHLSYVVSP, encoded by the exons ATGTCAACTGCAGGAGTTGCTGCTCAGGAGATGAGAGTCCCATTAAAAACCGGATTTCTTCACACTAGTCAAGGCATGGGGAGTCTGAAAACCTGCTGGGGGAGCCACAGTGGATTTGAAAA tacTTTCTTTAACGTGGACCCTATAGCAGTGGCATATAACTTGAATCCATCAACAGAGGCTCATTTACCATCCATTG GGCACTCTTCCAACCACACTTCTGTGAATGACCACAGCTTTGCTGAAACTTGCACCCAAGTCCCATCTCAGAAATCCAGTCCACCTCCTGTAAGTCCCAAAACTGAACAGCCCATTTCAAGATATGAAGACCATCTCCTTCCTGGCTTTAGTAAACTGTCATTAACCATGGgctgtgtttctgaagaaacacCTCCTCACATGCCAATAAAAAATGGGCCAATTCAGTTTCTGTCTGCATCTTCCAGTGACCGAAGTTCCAGGCCACTGCCCCCTCTGCCTATTTCTGAAGACCTTACTCCAGATGAGGTTGACAAGGAGGTGGAATTCCTCACTAGCTCAGATACTGACTTTTTGTTAGAAGATTATGAACTTCCTCCTTTTAAATCCAGTGCTCCAAGCCGGCGGAGCTTTAGGGGCTGTGGACAAATCAACTACGCATACTTTGATACACCAACAGGACCAAAACCAGAAGATGCCAACCCCACACAAAGCCTAAGTGGATATATATCCAGTATTTATCCTCCTCCACAGCAGCTGCATCGACGTTTGCGAAGGTCCCATTCTGGGCCAGCTGGATCTCTTAACAAACCAGTAGTAAGACTATCTGGACACTTAAACAGGTCTTCTCCAAACTCTGATGAAGATAAACCAGAGATTCCACCAAGGGTTCCCATACCTCCAAGGGCTCTCAAACCGGATTACAGAAGGTGGTCAGCAGAAGTTGCTTCTAGTGCATACAGTGATGAAGACAGGCCTCCAAAAGTGCCCCCCAGAGAACCTTTGTCACGCAGCAATTCCCGCACGCCAAGTCCCAAAAGCTTGCCATCATACCTCAATGGGGTTATGCCCCCCACACAGAGTTTTGCACCTGATCCTAAGTATGTCAGCAGCAAAGCTCTACAAAGACAAAATAGTGAAGGATCTTCGAACAGGGTCCCCTGCATTCTTCCGATCATTGAAAATGGTAAGAAGGCCAGTTCAACGCACTACTACCTGCTGCCTGAGAGGCCTCCCTATTTGGACAAGTATGAGAAATtcttcagagaagcagaagaaagtaGCTCTGCCACAGAGGTTCAGTCATGGTCTGATGACTGCACAGCCACTTCAGCCCCAGCAAAACTGGACTCAAAACCTAGAGTGGACATAGCTGGTCATCTGAAACGGAAACATCTGTCCTATGTGGTTTCTCCATAG